The following coding sequences are from one Panicum hallii strain FIL2 chromosome 5, PHallii_v3.1, whole genome shotgun sequence window:
- the LOC112891753 gene encoding transcriptional activator hap3-like — protein sequence MSENFNFPNFAQQGQPQPQNLSRASDSSSREDNSRAGHDNLLPIANVGRIMKDALPPQAKISKRAKETIQECATEFIGFVTGEASERCRRERRKTINGDDICHAMRSLGLDHYADAMRRYLQRYRESEELAAALNSGGGGGGIQIDVRAELSIFRGDEQQGRN from the coding sequence ATGAGCGAGAATTTCAATTTCCCCAACTTTGCCCAACAGGGACAACCCCAACCCCAAAACCTTTCTAGGGCATCTGATTCATCATCCAGGGAGGACAACAGTAGGGCTGGGCACGACAACCTCCTGCCGATCGCCAACGTCGGGCGGATCATGAAGGATGCCCTCCCGCCGCAGGCTAAGATATCGAAGCGCGCCAAGGAGACCATCCAGGAGTGCGCCACGGAGTTCATCGGCTTCGTCACCGGCGAGGCCTCCGAGAGGTGCCGCCGGGAGAGGCGGAAGACGATCAACGGCGACGACATCTGCCATGCCATGAGAAGCCTCGGTCTCGATCACTACGCCGACGCCATGCGCAGGTACCTGCAGAGGTACCGGGAGAGCGAGGAGCTCGCGGCCGCGCTCaacagcggcggcggtggcggcggcatcCAGATCGACGTGAGGGCTGAGCTGTCGATCTTCAGGGGCGACGAGCAGCAAGGCAGAAATTAA